From the Equus przewalskii isolate Varuska unplaced genomic scaffold, EquPr2 contig_10158, whole genome shotgun sequence genome, one window contains:
- the LOC139081258 gene encoding oocyte-expressed protein homolog, translated as TATDSLRDPAGAQTHSSSRSQRTAQAQRQEGQDARDLGLGPGAQVKGRPVEWRGRWEGRGPSSGRGRDRREGRGPSFGRGRARRRGGARRQQRRALATGLPGCGAAGRRGGLPLGRCARAVDAAAAARARGEGRTPAEALAGLLRRTPPTPGARPRPWWFPARELSCPSACYLEARLAGCVFGPDLAAVPETEWRSQVLLTVRAVEPGGAVEVSVFGQPHGQNRVKGVLRSLAAWHWERRARGEKMEQLEAFLKARAPRPQPPAHLVV; from the exons ACGGCCACCGACAGCCTCCGAGACCCGGCAGGAGCTCAAACACACAGCAGCTCCAGGTCACAGAGGACGGCCCAGGCCCAGCGACAGGAGGGGCAGGACGCCCGCGACTTGGGCCTGGGGCCAGGCGCCCAGGTCAAGGGGCGGCCCGTCGAGTGGAGGGGGCggtgggaggggcggggcccgTCGAGTGGGCGGGGGCGGGAccggcgggaggggcggggcccgtCCTTTGGACGGGGGAGGGCccggcggaggggcggggcccggcgGCAACAGAGAAGGGCCCTGGCCACTGGCCTCCCGGGGTGCGGGGCGGCGGGTCGGCGGGGCGGCCTGCCTCTGGGTCGCTGTGCTCGCGCGGTGGACGCGGCAGCGGCTGCGAGGGCCCGCGGGGAGGGGCGGACGCCTGCTGAGGCCCTGGCCGGGCTGCTGCGGCGAACGCCTCCGACCCCGGGGGCTCGGCCCCGGCCGTGGTGGTTTCCCGCGCGGGAGCTGAGCTGCCCGTCGGCGTGCTACCTGGAGGCTCGGCTGGCCGGCTGCGTCTTCG GCCCCGACCTAGCCGCCGTCCCCGAGACGGAGTGGAGGAGCCAGGTGCTGCTGACGGTGCGCGCGGTCGAACCCGGCGGCGCGGTCGAAGTCAGCGTCTTTGGACAGCCCCACGGACAAAATCGGGTGAAGGGCGTCCTGCGGAGCCTCGCGGCCTGGCACTGGGAACGGCGCGCCCGAG GGGAGAAGATGGAGCAGCTGGAGGCGTTCTTGAAGGCCCGGGCGCCGCGGCCGCAGCCTCCCGCGCATCTTGTCGTCTGA